A stretch of DNA from Coccidioides posadasii str. Silveira chromosome 1, complete sequence:
GTTCTCGCGCTAATTCCCAGCATGCAGGCCGAACTTTGGGCTCTGTGGCCTAGGGAGCTGCTATTGATGCAATTGAACATCAGCCTCTCTCATTTTTGCCGAATTCACAAATCTGTCGACAGGAACACGAACTGAAGGCATACAAGACTCCCTCTAGCCAACATGGATTTGAATCTCATGATTGCAGCGGGGGAATGTGCTATTAAAGTACATGGAAGATCTCTCTGGATGGATGAAGTAGGAGAAATAAGGATGAGCGGGATTATCGTGGATCTTGAGACACCTTTCGATCCAAAAGCTGTGGATGCCCCTCAACGCAAGGCTTTTATGGACCAGATGAGCTCAGTCTTACACAAATTTCACCGCAAAGGAATTGTTCATGGTGACAAGGAATTGTTCATGGTGATATTAAGCCTGCTAACTGTCTGCTCTGCACGGTTAGCTGGCCCCGCCTGTGTGATTTCAGTGAAGCGATGGGAGTAGACAAAGATTCTAGCAACTGGAGTGGATTGACGACAGCAAATTATATATCGCCCCACCGGACGCGGAACTGACCTAATGGTCCTAATCCTCCTCCAACAATTGAAGATGATCTCCATAGCCTTGGACTATGTCTGTGGAAACTCTACACAGGGAAAACGTCCTTTGAGGACTAGAAGGAGGATGATATCATGCGGGCTCTTCAGCAGGGGAAGACAAGTTGATGTGGATGGGGTAGATGACAAGTATGTAAAACCTGTAACTTGCCACTATCTGAGATATGGTGGTGCAAAGATCTAGTTACCTTGCTGTGGATCTATTTAGGAAAGATATCTATCCTGTTGCTTAAGGGAAGTGGTTTTTGACAAACAAAGTCTGATTAGAACATGTCTGTATGGGTGATATGATAGTGGATATACCCACCAAAAGCTCTCTCTAGGACAGCTATTGGAAATGCGTTAGAGACTTAGGCCCGGGTTTGGTGAATATCCTATAGGATGGCGGTAATCTATCTGCTCATACCTATTTATTTACCCACAGGTATTTGCCTCATGTGGTTTTCTGTAAGATTTTCGTCCGAGTCTTACTTCCCTAATTTTAGCTAGTTAGTTGAAGAGTCTGCTCACTAGATGTTCAGCAAGCTATCTGTGTACGGGGTATGTGGTACGGAGCAACTCATTCAAGGGGTTCGTGTTCATAAGGCTTAGAATGCCTATTTTTAACAATCTCGGGGCAGTCCACTTCCTTGTCACTCCCCGGGCAATAGTTCTTCCATAGGGCCACCTTTCCAAGgaactaactagttacccTAAGGCACCTGTTGCTTGCCCGAGTCTCCTGTCCGCCTGCTGCCTGCTGCATCGCCGACTCTCCTTCACCCACGCATCTCTCGCTCTCACTCCCCATCTTTTTCTAGATTCATTGTCTGTACGGAGTTGCTCCATACCTATCCGAGTTTTATTGATCTTTCCTATCTAGCCATGTCGAGCGCCGTCTCCACTGCGGCTCACCATCTGGTGAAGAGGGCTGTATCCGAGATGCCGCGAGCGATCCGGATGGTCCGCCAGCCCAACAGCCCTAGCGGCGATACCGACGGCGACGGAAAGCCCCAGGGATCTCCCATGGCTCTGTTCATACTGGCGACGACGACGTTTGCTTTCCTACTTGTCCTAGGCATTGTAAGTGGCTCCATACAAACATAACCGGTTCGTCCCAGTGAAAGCTTAGTCGCTGACGGACGGTCGTCTCAGATCAGCTACACACTTGGTATGATCGTGCCCACTCTGGCTATCGTCGAAGATCCGCAACCCGCAGCGTACGTCTCGATTGACAGCGTGGATGACGATGGACGGCCGAAAACCCTTCCAGGAGCTGATTCCGAACACTTGGTTCAGAAAGGCCCCATAACCACAAAGATTAGGACTACCCTCAAACATCTCAGGGCTCGCGGGGGTTTCTGGGCCCCTTTCCGCGGAATGGCTGTCTTCCTGCTCTACGTCTTTTCGCGCTCAATCCTCGTCACCCTCTTCTCCTTTGGTGCTTCATATTCGCACCTCCTTACCCGCTCCTTGGCCACCATCGCAGCAGAAGTAGCACTCACTGCCATCAGCTTGACCTGGGTTCACACGGTCATCTCGGAGCCATCGGCCAACACCCGACCGTTCTGGAGACGTATCCCCGCGTATCGCATCTGGAGAAAGGTCGTTCCCGCGGTTGCCCTTCAGTCAGTGGCGTCTCAGATCTGTTTCCTCATCCCCCTCTATCTCGGTATCGCCATTCACAGCATTCGCATGGACGACGAGTCCCTCGTGAAAATGCCACAGCTCAACAGGCCCACCGCCGGAACAGCAGCAGGCTCGATTGCTATCTTGCTGCTCACGCTTGCTTTGACTGTCCTGATTGAGATCCCGGCCACCGTCACCATGATCCGTGTTGCTGCTTCGGCGCTCTCGCCGGATGTTGACACCATCGTTCCCTTTGATCGTACGTTTAACGGAAAAATCGAGCCCGCCGTGCTGGGTGGGGGTTGTCTAGGATTGCTCGATGCATGGAAGAGTTTCACCTGGCCGTCGCGCGTCCGCCTCATGAAGCTTGTTGCCAAGTACTTTGCCATAACCATGGCCGTCGGTTTCGCGTTTGGTGCGATTCTCGCTGTAGAGATCGTCACCGTCGCAGGCGGAACCGTTGACAAAGTTTTCGACGGAAAGAACTAACTCATCATCTTTGTTCAACAGTTCCCGCACTGGCACATGCGCACATCCGCCCCTTTTCCCTACCTTTCGCACTATATATTTATATCCTTATCTTCCCTTTGTATCCAGTTACAACATGATGGCGCGGCTAAGTGGCCATTGAATTTTTTTTGGTCTTATTGTATTGATCCTgtcttttccccccccctccAGGATGGGCTCTTTTATCAGGCAGACAACGATGAAATAACGTGCGACTTGCAACCTTTGACTGTTCCTAAGTAAATATTTGCAGTGAAGACTGGCTCAACAGCCGCAGATAATCTAATTAACTGCTCTGTGCTTTGTATTCTCTTGGTGAATATCGTTTCCATCAACGGGCGGGACCATAGAACGCAGCTAGCGGCGGGCCGCCTTCCCGGTCATCCTTATAACTGAATGGTATTGACCTAACGTATTACTTCGCGGGTCGAAGCTGACTTCCCGTGGGCCATCGCATCTCGCAACCTCGTTTTCGCCCCATGCGCGTGTGAGCGGTTCACGTGGGGAGAAGGAGCCTGTTATTAAGAAGACCCCTCGTCCGCGACTCCCGCTGTTTTGTTTGCTTTGTTCGGcgccaccgccgccgcccGCCAGCAAAAAAAATCCCAACCGCATCCCAATCCAATCCAATCCATCCCACCCCCGCATAGTTAAGAGTGAAATAATAATATCCAAAATTGCGGATCAATACTCATCCTATCTCGCCTGCATTTGAGTTTCCTCctgctcttctttcttttcagCAAACTTGTGAACTTTTTGTTTTTAACTGTCATTTCTCGCTCCGTTTCCCCAGAGCCATATAAGTAGTTCCATTTGCTGAGATTATTGTACCGAGCGAACGGCAACACCTCTTCGACCAGACTGATCCATCTTCAAACCTTCTCTGTCCCCTCCGGAAACGATCCCTCTTATATTAACCCTCCACGATCGAATAGAGAGGAAATGGCGGCATCAGCAGCAGCGGGCTTGCTGGGCCGCCAGCTCAAGCAGATGCAGACGGACAAGGATATTCCGGGAATAAGCTGCGGTCTGACGGACGAGAATAACATCTTCGAGTGGGAGGTCATGCTGATGATTTCTGATGAGTGCAAGTTCTACGGCGGTGCGTGCAGCACACAGAGCGTCCATGAATGAATCTCTCCTGTTAAGTCTGTTCGATGCTGACACGGGGGCGTCCAGGCGGCTTCTTCCGTGCCCGGCTGTCATTTCCTCCTGAATACCCGCATTTGCCTCCGAAAATGAAGTTTGAACCTCCTATCTTTCATCCAAATAGTGAGTTTCCTCCTTCT
This window harbors:
- a CDS encoding uncharacterized protein (EggNog:ENOG410PQC7~COG:S~TransMembrane:6 (o48-71i139-161o173-196i217-242o262-283i351-376o)~BUSCO:9823at33183), yielding MSSAVSTAAHHLVKRAVSEMPRAIRMVRQPNSPSGDTDGDGKPQGSPMALFILATTTFAFLLVLGIISYTLGMIVPTLAIVEDPQPAAYVSIDSVDDDGRPKTLPGADSEHLVQKGPITTKIRTTLKHLRARGGFWAPFRGMAVFLLYVFSRSILVTLFSFGASYSHLLTRSLATIAAEVALTAISLTWVHTVISEPSANTRPFWRRIPAYRIWRKVVPAVALQSVASQICFLIPLYLGIAIHSIRMDDESLVKMPQLNRPTAGTAAGSIAILLLTLALTVLIEIPATVTMIRVAASALSPDVDTIVPFDRTFNGKIEPAVLGGGCLGLLDAWKSFTWPSRVRLMKLVAKYFAITMAVGFAFGAILAVEIVTVAGGTVDKVFDGKN